A window of Pseudomonas mucidolens contains these coding sequences:
- a CDS encoding NAD(+) kinase, whose product MEQFRNIGIIGRLGSTQVLDTVRRLKTFLLERHLHVILEDTIAEILPGHGLQTSSRKMLGEVCDMVIVVGGDGSLLGAARALARHNVPVLGINRGSLGFLTDIRPDELEVEVAKVLDGHYLVDNRFLLQAEVRRHGEAIGQGDALNDVVLHPGKSTRMIEFELYIDGQFVCSQKADGLIVATPTGSTAYALSAGGPIMHPKLDAIVIVPMYPHMLSSRPIVVDGNSELKIVVSKDMQIYPQVSCDGQNHFTCAPGDTITVSKKAQKLRLIHPLDHNYYEVCRTKLGWGSRLGGGGD is encoded by the coding sequence ATGGAGCAATTTCGCAATATCGGCATCATCGGTCGCTTGGGCAGTACCCAAGTGCTGGACACCGTCCGCCGGCTGAAAACGTTTCTGCTCGAGCGCCACCTGCATGTGATCCTCGAAGACACCATCGCCGAGATTCTGCCCGGCCACGGCCTGCAGACGTCGTCGCGCAAGATGCTCGGTGAAGTGTGCGACATGGTGATCGTGGTCGGTGGCGACGGTAGCCTGCTGGGCGCGGCCCGGGCCTTGGCGCGGCATAATGTGCCGGTGCTGGGGATCAATCGGGGCAGCCTGGGTTTTCTCACGGATATCCGCCCCGACGAGTTGGAAGTGGAAGTGGCCAAGGTCCTCGACGGTCATTATCTGGTGGATAACCGTTTCCTGCTGCAGGCCGAAGTACGCCGCCACGGCGAAGCCATCGGCCAGGGCGATGCCCTGAATGACGTGGTGCTGCACCCTGGCAAGTCGACGCGGATGATCGAGTTCGAACTGTATATCGACGGCCAGTTTGTCTGCAGCCAGAAGGCCGATGGCCTGATCGTCGCCACGCCCACCGGGTCAACCGCCTACGCGCTGTCGGCGGGTGGTCCGATCATGCATCCCAAGCTCGACGCCATTGTGATCGTGCCGATGTACCCCCATATGTTGTCCAGCAGGCCCATCGTGGTCGACGGCAACAGTGAGTTGAAAATCGTGGTCTCCAAAGACATGCAGATTTACCCGCAAGTCTCCTGCGACGGGCAGAATCACTTCACCTGCGCGCCGGGTGACACGATCACTGTGAGCAAAAAAGCGCAGAAACTGCGGTTGATCCACCCGCTGGACCACAACTACTACGAAGTCTGCCGGACCAAGCTGGGCTGGGGCAGCCGCTTGGGGGGTGGAGGCGACTGA
- a CDS encoding nuclear transport factor 2 family protein, translating to MSRPTSQLAPAIATYIAAANAGDASAVVECFAEEANVFDEGQHQVGRAAIARWMEDTGRRYQPKVQILDVQQRTGKVLVNNLVSGSFPGSPLELRYTFRLNERGQIVRLDISP from the coding sequence ATGTCCAGACCCACCTCTCAGTTGGCCCCGGCCATTGCGACTTATATCGCCGCCGCCAATGCTGGCGATGCCTCGGCGGTGGTTGAGTGTTTTGCCGAAGAAGCCAATGTCTTCGATGAAGGTCAGCACCAGGTCGGCAGGGCGGCGATAGCCCGCTGGATGGAAGACACCGGACGTCGATATCAGCCGAAAGTCCAGATACTGGATGTCCAGCAGCGCACCGGCAAAGTGCTGGTGAACAATCTGGTCAGCGGCAGTTTTCCCGGAAGCCCGCTGGAACTGCGCTACACCTTTCGGCTCAATGAACGAGGCCAGATCGTGCGTCTGGACATTTCCCCGTAG
- a CDS encoding DUF2797 domain-containing protein, whose protein sequence is MIEIGRGAVSKMSAQLGTPTVQYAFRLGDSEVPVNPLIGTTVRLEYLGAIHCTHCGRKTKTSFSQGYCYPCMTKLAQCDLCIMSPERCHFDAGTCRDPAWGEKFCMTDHVVYLANSSGIKVGITRATQLPTRWLDQGASQALPIMRVATRQQSGFVEDVLRSQVADKTNWRALLKGDAPAVDLKQVRDELFASCADGLLQLQERFGLQAIQTVTDIEPLEIRYPVEQYPAKIVSFNLDKNPIAEGTLMGIKGQYLIFDTGVINIRKYTAYQLAVHQ, encoded by the coding sequence TTGATCGAGATTGGCCGTGGTGCAGTCAGCAAGATGTCGGCGCAACTGGGGACGCCGACCGTTCAATACGCTTTTCGCCTGGGTGACAGCGAGGTGCCGGTCAATCCGTTGATCGGCACGACCGTGCGCCTGGAATACCTGGGAGCGATCCATTGCACCCATTGCGGACGCAAGACCAAGACCAGTTTCAGCCAGGGATATTGCTATCCGTGCATGACTAAACTGGCGCAGTGCGATCTGTGCATCATGAGCCCCGAACGCTGCCATTTCGATGCCGGCACCTGCCGCGATCCGGCCTGGGGCGAAAAGTTCTGCATGACCGATCATGTGGTGTACCTGGCCAACTCGTCGGGGATCAAGGTCGGCATTACCCGTGCCACGCAGCTGCCGACCCGCTGGCTGGATCAGGGCGCGAGCCAGGCGCTGCCGATCATGCGCGTGGCCACGCGTCAGCAGTCGGGCTTCGTTGAAGATGTGTTGCGCAGCCAGGTGGCCGACAAAACCAACTGGCGTGCATTGCTCAAGGGCGACGCGCCTGCCGTGGACCTCAAACAGGTGCGCGACGAACTGTTTGCCTCCTGCGCCGACGGGTTGCTGCAATTACAGGAACGCTTTGGCCTGCAAGCCATCCAAACCGTGACGGATATCGAACCGCTCGAAATACGCTACCCGGTGGAGCAGTATCCCGCCAAGATCGTCAGCTTCAATCTGGACAAGAACCCGATTGCCGAAGGCACGCTGATGGGGATCAAGGGCCAATACCTGATCTTCGACACCGGCGTTATCAACATTCGTAAATACACGGCTTACCAGCTCGCCGTGCATCAGTAG
- the zapE gene encoding cell division protein ZapE, giving the protein MTFDSPLAAYQHALTAGFVSDAAQRQAVQALQDCHQALHQGRAPVGGVYLWGPVGRGKTWLMDQFHQSLRVPARRQHFHHFMGWVHQRSFQLIGTPDPLKALARELSLEVRVLCFDELFVNDIGDAIILGRLFQVMFEEGVVMVCTSNQPPQQLYADGFNRERFLPAIEALKANMRVVAVDGDEDHRLHPGTRLQRYWVNQPEALAQMFLGLSQGQSSSNGPIVVGSRHIAVVKASDTVLWCRYAEVCEQALSAIDFMQLCDRYTAILLSEVPALSAQMRPGRIARGTEDAALRVEAGDRELPALSVHDDSVRRFIALVDECYDRKVPLFIEARLPLEELYTEGYLSFAFRRTLSRLQEMQLQRFGQS; this is encoded by the coding sequence ATGACGTTCGACTCACCACTCGCCGCTTATCAACATGCCCTGACTGCTGGCTTTGTCTCTGACGCTGCCCAGCGTCAGGCGGTGCAGGCCTTGCAGGACTGCCACCAAGCCTTGCATCAGGGCCGAGCACCTGTCGGTGGGGTTTATCTGTGGGGCCCGGTGGGGCGTGGCAAGACCTGGCTGATGGATCAGTTCCATCAGAGCTTGCGGGTGCCGGCGCGGCGCCAGCACTTCCATCACTTCATGGGTTGGGTGCACCAACGCTCGTTCCAGTTGATCGGTACCCCCGATCCGCTAAAGGCCTTGGCTCGCGAATTGAGTCTGGAGGTACGGGTACTGTGTTTCGACGAGCTGTTCGTCAATGACATCGGTGATGCGATCATTCTTGGTCGCCTGTTTCAGGTGATGTTCGAAGAAGGCGTGGTGATGGTCTGTACCTCCAACCAACCGCCGCAGCAGTTATACGCCGATGGCTTCAATCGCGAACGTTTTCTGCCGGCTATCGAAGCGCTCAAGGCGAATATGCGGGTGGTGGCTGTCGACGGCGATGAAGATCATCGCTTGCACCCGGGGACTCGGCTGCAACGCTACTGGGTCAACCAGCCTGAAGCGCTGGCACAGATGTTTCTAGGCTTGAGCCAGGGGCAATCCAGCAGCAATGGCCCCATCGTTGTCGGCTCGCGCCACATTGCTGTGGTGAAAGCCAGCGATACGGTCTTATGGTGTCGCTACGCCGAGGTGTGTGAGCAAGCGCTGTCCGCCATCGACTTCATGCAGTTGTGTGATCGCTATACGGCGATTTTGCTGAGCGAAGTTCCGGCCTTGAGCGCGCAAATGCGCCCGGGGCGAATTGCCCGGGGGACCGAGGACGCAGCGTTGCGTGTGGAGGCGGGGGACCGCGAACTGCCGGCGTTATCAGTCCACGACGACAGCGTCCGGCGCTTCATCGCCCTGGTTGACGAATGTTACGACCGCAAAGTGCCGCTGTTCATTGAGGCCAGGCTGCCCTTGGAGGAGCTTTACACCGAGGGGTATCTGAGTTTTGCGTTCCGTCGCACCCTCAGTCGTTTGCAGGAGATGCAGTTGCAGCGTTTCGGACAATCATGA
- a CDS encoding YeaC family protein, translating into MSSFAEMIENITPDIYQSLKLAVEIGKWSDGRKLSAEQRELSLQAMIAWEIQNLPEDQRTGYMGPQECQSKSTSVENILFKSDAIH; encoded by the coding sequence ATGTCCTCTTTTGCTGAAATGATCGAAAACATCACGCCGGACATTTACCAGAGCCTCAAGCTCGCCGTGGAAATCGGCAAATGGTCGGATGGGCGCAAACTCAGCGCCGAGCAGCGCGAATTGTCCCTGCAGGCGATGATCGCCTGGGAAATCCAGAATCTGCCCGAGGACCAGCGGACCGGTTACATGGGCCCGCAGGAATGCCAGTCGAAGTCGACGAGCGTGGAAAATATTCTGTTCAAGTCGGATGCCATCCATTGA
- the pepN gene encoding aminopeptidase N, producing the protein MRTEQAKMIYLKDYQAPDYLIDETHLTFELFEDHSLVHAQLVMRRNPERGEGLPPLVLDGQQLELLSVSLGDRELSSADYQLTDSQLTLQPTSDSFTLDTSVRIHPETNTALEGLYKSGGMFCTQCEAEGFRKITYYLDRPDVMSTFTTTVIAEQHSYPVLLSNGNPIASGPGDDGRHWATWEDPFKKPAYLFALVAGDLWCVEDTFTTMTQRTVALRIYVEPENIDKCQHAMSSLKKSMRWDEEVYGREYDLDIFMIVAVNDFNMGAMENKGLNIFNSSAVLARAETATDAAHQRVEAIVAHEYFHNWSGNRVTCRDWFQLSLKEGFTVFRDSGFSADMNSATVKRIQDVAYLRTHQFAEDAGPMAHAVRPESFIEISNFYTLTVYEKGSEVVGMIHTLLGAEGFRKGSDLYFERHDGQAVTCDDFIKAMEDANGADLTQFKRWYSQAGTPRLAVSESYDGAAKTYSLTFRQSCPQTPDKMEKLPFVIPVELGLLDGKGADMPLRLSGEAAALGTSRVLSVTEAEQTFTFVDIAEQPLPSLLRGFSAPVKLNFPYSRDQLMFLMQHDSDGFNRWEAGQQLSVQVVQELIAEYQQGKTLVLDQRLITALRSVLSDESLDQAMVAEMLSLPGEAYLAEISEVADVDAIHAAREFARKQLADNLFESLWLRYQANRDLSRKTPYVASAEHFARRALQNIALSYLMLSGKPEVLDATLEQFDTCDNMTERLTALAVLVNSPFEEQKAKALAVFAENFKDNPLVMDQWFSVQAGSPLPGGLERVKTLMRHPAFNLKNPNKVRALIGAFAGQNLINFHAADGAGYRFLADLVIELNALNPQIASRQLAPLTRWRKYDSARQALMKAELERILGAGGLSSDVFEVVSKSLA; encoded by the coding sequence ATGCGCACCGAACAAGCGAAGATGATTTATTTAAAGGACTATCAGGCGCCCGACTACCTGATTGACGAGACGCACCTGACCTTCGAGTTGTTCGAGGACCACAGCCTGGTCCACGCGCAGCTGGTAATGCGCCGCAATCCCGAGCGTGGCGAAGGCCTGCCGCCATTGGTACTGGATGGCCAGCAGCTGGAGTTGCTATCAGTCAGCCTGGGCGACCGGGAACTGAGCAGCGCCGACTATCAATTGACGGATAGCCAACTGACCCTGCAGCCGACCAGCGACAGTTTTACCCTGGACACCAGCGTCAGGATTCACCCGGAAACCAACACCGCCCTGGAAGGCCTGTACAAATCCGGCGGCATGTTCTGCACCCAGTGCGAAGCCGAAGGCTTTCGCAAGATCACCTATTATCTGGACCGCCCGGACGTGATGAGCACGTTCACCACCACGGTCATCGCCGAGCAGCACAGCTACCCGGTGCTGCTGTCCAATGGCAACCCGATTGCCAGCGGTCCTGGCGACGATGGTCGGCACTGGGCCACCTGGGAAGACCCGTTCAAGAAACCGGCCTACCTGTTTGCCCTGGTCGCCGGTGACTTGTGGTGCGTTGAAGATACCTTCACCACCATGACCCAACGCACCGTGGCCCTGCGCATCTACGTCGAGCCGGAAAACATCGACAAGTGCCAGCACGCCATGAGCAGCCTGAAAAAGTCCATGCGCTGGGACGAGGAGGTCTATGGCCGTGAATACGACCTGGACATCTTCATGATCGTCGCGGTCAACGACTTCAACATGGGCGCCATGGAGAACAAGGGCCTCAATATCTTCAACTCCAGCGCCGTGCTGGCCCGGGCCGAAACCGCCACCGATGCCGCGCACCAGCGGGTCGAAGCCATCGTCGCCCACGAGTACTTCCATAACTGGTCGGGCAACCGCGTGACCTGCCGCGACTGGTTCCAGTTGTCGCTCAAGGAAGGCTTCACGGTGTTCCGCGATTCGGGCTTTTCCGCCGACATGAACTCGGCGACGGTCAAGCGCATCCAGGATGTGGCTTACCTGCGCACCCACCAATTCGCCGAAGATGCCGGCCCCATGGCTCACGCCGTGCGCCCGGAAAGCTTTATCGAAATCTCCAACTTCTACACCCTGACCGTGTATGAAAAAGGCTCCGAAGTCGTCGGCATGATCCACACCTTGCTGGGTGCCGAAGGTTTCCGCAAAGGCAGCGACCTGTACTTTGAACGCCACGACGGCCAGGCCGTGACCTGCGACGACTTCATCAAGGCCATGGAAGACGCAAATGGCGCCGACCTCACACAATTCAAACGCTGGTACAGCCAGGCCGGCACGCCACGCCTGGCGGTAAGCGAGTCCTACGATGGCGCGGCAAAAACCTACAGCCTGACCTTCCGCCAGAGCTGCCCGCAAACCCCGGACAAGATGGAAAAACTGCCGTTCGTGATTCCAGTCGAACTGGGGCTGCTGGACGGCAAGGGCGCTGATATGCCGCTGCGCCTGAGTGGCGAAGCGGCGGCGCTCGGTACGTCGCGCGTATTGTCGGTGACCGAGGCCGAGCAGACCTTTACCTTCGTCGATATTGCCGAACAGCCGCTGCCTTCTCTGCTTCGCGGTTTCTCGGCGCCGGTGAAGCTGAACTTCCCTTACAGCCGCGACCAATTGATGTTCCTGATGCAGCACGACAGCGATGGCTTCAATCGCTGGGAGGCGGGCCAGCAACTGTCGGTGCAGGTCGTACAGGAACTCATTGCCGAGTATCAGCAGGGCAAGACCCTGGTGCTGGATCAGCGCTTGATCACGGCACTGCGCAGCGTGTTGAGCGATGAAAGCCTGGATCAGGCAATGGTCGCGGAAATGCTTTCGTTGCCGGGTGAGGCCTATCTGGCGGAAATCAGTGAAGTGGCCGATGTCGACGCCATCCACGCTGCCCGCGAGTTTGCGCGCAAGCAACTGGCCGACAACCTGTTCGAAAGCCTGTGGCTGCGTTACCAGGCCAATCGGGACCTGTCCAGGAAAACCCCTTATGTCGCCAGCGCCGAGCATTTCGCGCGCCGTGCCCTGCAGAATATCGCGCTGTCCTACCTGATGCTCAGCGGCAAGCCTGAAGTGCTGGACGCGACCCTGGAACAGTTCGATACCTGCGACAACATGACCGAGCGCCTGACGGCGCTGGCGGTACTGGTCAATTCGCCTTTTGAAGAGCAAAAGGCCAAGGCCCTGGCGGTGTTCGCCGAGAACTTCAAGGACAACCCGCTGGTGATGGATCAGTGGTTCAGCGTTCAGGCCGGCAGTCCGTTGCCCGGCGGCCTGGAGCGGGTCAAGACGTTGATGCGACACCCTGCGTTCAACCTGAAGAACCCGAACAAGGTACGTGCGCTGATCGGGGCATTCGCCGGCCAGAACCTGATCAACTTCCACGCCGCCGATGGCGCTGGCTACCGTTTCCTGGCGGATCTGGTGATCGAGTTGAACGCCCTCAACCCGCAGATTGCTTCGCGGCAGTTGGCGCCGTTGACGCGCTGGCGCAAATACGACAGCGCCCGTCAGGCGCTGATGAAGGCCGAACTGGAGCGCATTCTTGGCGCGGGCGGGCTGTCCAGCGATGTATTTGAAGTGGTCAGCAAAAGCCTGGCGTAA
- a CDS encoding rhomboid family intramembrane serine protease yields MSTVAVLRLPLSVDLGGFITLLQRMQVPHRVSEEAGEQVLWVPDAISDDVRSLYQRFPGGDPDQQLDIPQQPGVKRPGFIQQLRHSPLTAVILLLSLIVGAATMLGDNLQAMSWLTFLQFRVAGEYLYFTPLADSLAAGQWWRLVTPMLIHFGILHLAMNGMWYWELGRRIESRQGSINLLGLTLLFSLVSNYAQYTFGGPGLFGGLSGVLYGLLGHCWIYQMLSPNPAYRLPRGVLVMMLVWLLLCLSGLVSMIGFGEIANAAHVGGLLVGCFTGLLGGLYSRRKRTS; encoded by the coding sequence ATGAGCACCGTAGCGGTATTGCGCTTGCCACTGAGCGTGGATTTGGGCGGCTTTATCACGCTTTTGCAGCGCATGCAGGTGCCCCATCGCGTCAGCGAAGAAGCGGGGGAGCAAGTGCTGTGGGTGCCTGACGCCATCAGCGACGATGTGCGTAGCCTGTATCAGCGTTTTCCGGGCGGCGACCCGGATCAGCAGTTGGATATTCCCCAGCAACCGGGCGTCAAGCGCCCTGGGTTTATCCAGCAACTGCGCCATAGCCCGTTGACCGCCGTCATTTTGCTGCTCAGCCTGATCGTCGGTGCCGCAACAATGCTGGGCGACAACCTGCAGGCCATGAGTTGGTTGACGTTCCTGCAGTTCCGCGTCGCCGGTGAATACCTGTATTTCACGCCGCTGGCCGACAGTCTGGCCGCGGGGCAGTGGTGGCGGCTGGTCACACCGATGCTGATTCACTTTGGCATCCTGCACCTGGCCATGAATGGCATGTGGTACTGGGAGCTGGGGCGGCGTATCGAGTCGCGCCAGGGCAGTATCAACTTGCTCGGCCTGACGCTGCTGTTCAGCCTGGTTTCCAACTACGCTCAATACACGTTCGGCGGCCCCGGTCTGTTTGGTGGCTTGTCCGGTGTCTTGTATGGCCTGCTCGGGCATTGCTGGATTTATCAGATGCTTTCGCCCAATCCAGCCTATCGCTTGCCCCGTGGGGTGCTGGTGATGATGCTGGTATGGCTGTTGCTTTGCCTGTCGGGCCTGGTCTCGATGATCGGTTTCGGCGAAATCGCCAATGCGGCCCATGTCGGCGGGTTGCTCGTCGGTTGCTTCACCGGTTTGCTGGGCGGGCTGTACAGCCGCCGCAAACGGACCTCTTGA
- a CDS encoding GNAT family N-acetyltransferase: MEAAEILVLQASYSNPVHAEAVGRLLNHYAQDPMGGGQALPADLLQQLPAELAKRPHAFSVLAFVGGEPAGLVNCFEGFSTFACRPLVNVHDVVVMDRYRGLGLSQKMLQKVEEIARQRGCCKITLEVLEGNAVAQGSYRKFGFDDAVYDPEHGRMLFWNKSL, translated from the coding sequence ATGGAAGCCGCAGAAATACTGGTGCTGCAAGCCAGCTACAGCAATCCTGTACATGCCGAGGCCGTTGGTCGCTTGCTGAACCACTACGCACAAGATCCAATGGGCGGTGGCCAAGCCTTGCCAGCGGATCTCCTGCAACAACTACCCGCTGAGTTGGCCAAGCGCCCGCATGCTTTCAGTGTCCTGGCCTTTGTGGGGGGCGAACCGGCAGGTCTGGTGAATTGCTTTGAAGGCTTCTCGACGTTTGCCTGTCGTCCATTGGTCAATGTGCACGATGTGGTAGTCATGGATCGGTACCGTGGCCTGGGGCTGAGTCAGAAGATGCTGCAAAAGGTCGAGGAAATCGCTCGCCAGCGGGGGTGCTGCAAGATCACCCTGGAGGTATTGGAGGGCAATGCGGTGGCGCAAGGTTCCTACCGTAAGTTCGGATTTGACGACGCGGTATATGATCCCGAGCATGGTCGCATGTTGTTCTGGAACAAGTCTCTTTAA
- a CDS encoding metallophosphoesterase translates to MLDPARSYDLIGDVHGCAHTLEHLLDQMGYHKQGGAWRHPSRMAVFLGDIIDRGPRIREALHIVHDMAEAGQALCLMGNHEFNALGWTTPAPPGSGKQFVREHNPRHARLIQETLTQFEHHPDDWHDFLGWFYDMPLFVDAGRFRVVHACWDDSFIEPLRATFADGCIDQHFLQAAAVPGSFACNAFDRLLRGTDMRLPHGLTLTGGDGLTRSFFRTKFWEDDPKTYGDIVFQPDALPDPVARTPLTSSEKNSLLRYGVDEPLLFVGHYWRSGKPAPIRPNLACLDYSAVLYGKLVAYRLDQESRLDPSKFVWVDVERPEVIS, encoded by the coding sequence ATGCTCGATCCCGCGCGTAGCTACGACCTGATTGGTGACGTGCATGGTTGTGCTCATACCCTTGAGCACTTGCTCGACCAAATGGGTTATCACAAGCAAGGCGGCGCCTGGCGCCACCCATCACGAATGGCGGTGTTCCTCGGCGATATCATCGACCGTGGCCCGCGTATCCGCGAGGCGCTGCATATCGTCCACGACATGGCCGAAGCCGGCCAGGCGCTGTGCCTCATGGGCAACCATGAATTCAATGCCCTCGGCTGGACGACGCCGGCCCCACCGGGCAGCGGCAAGCAGTTTGTGCGCGAACACAACCCGCGTCACGCACGGCTGATTCAGGAGACCCTGACTCAGTTCGAACACCACCCGGACGACTGGCACGATTTTCTCGGCTGGTTCTACGACATGCCGCTGTTCGTTGATGCCGGGCGCTTTCGGGTGGTGCATGCATGCTGGGACGACAGCTTTATCGAACCGCTGCGTGCAACGTTCGCGGATGGCTGTATCGACCAGCATTTCTTGCAAGCCGCCGCCGTGCCGGGCAGTTTTGCCTGCAATGCGTTTGACCGTTTGCTGCGCGGCACGGACATGCGCCTGCCGCACGGGTTGACGCTGACCGGCGGCGATGGCCTGACGCGCTCGTTCTTTCGCACCAAGTTCTGGGAAGACGACCCGAAAACCTACGGTGATATCGTCTTTCAGCCGGATGCCTTGCCTGACCCCGTGGCACGCACGCCATTGACGTCGAGCGAAAAAAACTCGCTGCTGCGTTATGGCGTCGATGAACCCTTGTTGTTTGTCGGCCATTACTGGCGCAGCGGCAAACCAGCGCCGATCCGTCCGAATCTGGCTTGCCTGGATTACAGCGCGGTGCTGTACGGCAAGCTGGTCGCCTATCGCCTGGATCAGGAAAGCCGCCTCGACCCGAGCAAGTTCGTCTGGGTCGATGTCGAGCGTCCGGAGGTCATTTCATGA
- a CDS encoding helix-turn-helix transcriptional regulator, translating to MSRTTRLLTLLQVLRGKKRPVTAAVLAAELEVSERTLYRDIAELSALGAPIHGEAGIGYVLRSGLFLPPLMLNADETEAIVLGLRYVDQRGDEVLSQAAADALAKIAAVLDPASQEALRNPTLLPGPSGYGYPQNTVPLNVFRQAIRSQAKLQIDYSDAAQTSSQRLIWPLALGFLNEARVIVAWCELRGAYRTFRTDRIAAAAEHGERYPGRRSDWLREWRKLMEQQNESAPFTPDKN from the coding sequence GTGTCGCGAACCACTCGTCTACTGACCTTGTTGCAAGTCCTGCGTGGCAAGAAACGCCCGGTAACCGCTGCTGTGCTGGCTGCAGAGCTGGAGGTTTCCGAGCGCACGCTGTATCGGGATATCGCGGAACTGTCCGCGTTGGGCGCACCGATTCATGGTGAGGCGGGGATCGGTTATGTATTGCGCAGCGGGTTGTTCCTGCCGCCGTTGATGCTCAACGCCGACGAGACTGAAGCCATCGTGTTGGGCTTGCGTTATGTCGATCAGCGTGGCGATGAGGTCTTGAGTCAGGCCGCAGCTGACGCGTTGGCAAAAATCGCCGCGGTACTTGATCCCGCCTCCCAGGAGGCTTTGCGCAACCCGACGTTGCTGCCAGGGCCATCTGGCTATGGATACCCGCAGAATACTGTGCCGCTCAACGTGTTTCGCCAGGCGATTCGCAGCCAGGCCAAGTTGCAGATTGACTATTCGGATGCCGCTCAAACGTCCAGCCAACGCCTGATCTGGCCGCTGGCCCTGGGTTTTCTCAACGAAGCGCGGGTGATTGTGGCGTGGTGCGAGTTGCGGGGCGCCTATCGTACCTTCCGTACCGACCGGATCGCGGCTGCCGCTGAACACGGGGAACGCTATCCGGGACGACGCAGCGACTGGCTGCGAGAATGGCGCAAGCTGATGGAACAACAGAATGAGTCAGCACCGTTCACTCCTGACAAGAATTGA